Proteins co-encoded in one Bacillus paramycoides genomic window:
- a CDS encoding 4-hydroxy-3-methylbut-2-enyl diphosphate reductase: protein MKIVKISPRGYCYGVVDAMVIARNAALDTSLPRPIYILGMIVHNKHVTDAFEEDGIITLDGPSRLDILDKIDSGTVIFTAHGVSPEVKQRAKEKGLTTIDATCPDVTKTHDLIEAKKAEGYHVIYIGKKNHPEPEGAVGIAPDIVHLIERADDLKTLEIPTDKILVTNQTTMSQWDVQHLMEDIQKKFPTAEFHKEICLATQVRQEAVAKQADVADLTIVVGDPKSNNSNRLAQVSQEIAGTKAYRVADVSEIKLEWLQGVENVAVTAGASTPTPITKEVIAFLEQYDPMNPATWERVRKVPLQKILPRVKVKKEQ, encoded by the coding sequence ATGAAAATTGTTAAAATTTCCCCTCGTGGTTATTGCTACGGTGTTGTGGACGCGATGGTTATTGCACGTAACGCCGCATTAGATACATCATTACCAAGACCTATTTATATTTTAGGTATGATTGTTCACAACAAACATGTAACAGATGCATTCGAAGAAGATGGTATCATCACATTAGACGGCCCAAGTCGATTAGACATTTTAGATAAAATCGATTCTGGTACTGTTATATTCACTGCACACGGTGTTTCTCCAGAAGTTAAACAACGTGCAAAAGAAAAAGGTTTAACAACAATCGATGCCACTTGCCCAGATGTCACAAAAACACATGACCTTATTGAGGCAAAGAAAGCTGAAGGTTACCATGTCATTTATATCGGCAAAAAAAATCATCCAGAACCAGAAGGCGCAGTTGGTATTGCACCTGATATCGTTCATCTAATTGAAAGAGCTGATGATTTAAAAACATTAGAAATTCCAACGGATAAAATTTTAGTTACGAATCAAACAACGATGAGCCAATGGGATGTTCAACATTTAATGGAGGACATTCAGAAAAAATTCCCAACAGCAGAATTCCATAAGGAAATTTGTTTAGCAACTCAAGTTCGCCAAGAAGCCGTTGCTAAGCAAGCTGATGTTGCAGACTTAACAATTGTTGTCGGTGATCCGAAAAGTAACAACTCAAACCGTTTAGCACAAGTATCACAAGAAATCGCTGGTACGAAAGCATACCGCGTTGCAGACGTAAGTGAAATCAAATTAGAATGGCTACAAGGTGTAGAAAACGTAGCTGTTACAGCAGGTGCTTCTACTCCAACTCCAATTACAAAAGAGGTTATCGCTTTCTTAGAGCAATATGACCCAATGAATCCTGCTACATGGGAAAGAGTTCGAAAAGTACCGTTACAAAAAATATTACCTCGTGTAAAAGTGAAAAAAGAACAATAA
- a CDS encoding Nif3-like dinuclear metal center hexameric protein: MSKIPNGHEIISLFESMYPKHLAMEGDKIGLQIGALNKPVQHVLIALDVTEEVVEEAIQLGANVIIAHHPLIFNPLKAIHTGKAYGKIIEKCIKNDIAIYAAHTNVDVAKGGVNDLLAEALGLQNTEVLAPTYAEEMKKVVVFVPKTHAEEVRKALGDAGAGHIGNYSHCTFSSEGTGTFVPQEGTNPYIGETGQLERVEEVRIETIIPASLQRKVIKAMVTAHPYEEVAYDVYPLDNKGETLGLGKIGYLQEEMTLGQFAEHVKQSLDVKGARVVGKLDDKVRKVAVLGGDGNKYINQAKFKGADVYVTGDMYYHVAHDAMMLGLNIVDPGHNVEKVMKQGVQKQLQEKADAKKLNVHIHASQLHTDPFTFV, from the coding sequence ATGAGTAAAATTCCAAATGGCCATGAAATTATTTCTTTATTTGAAAGTATGTATCCAAAGCATTTGGCGATGGAAGGAGATAAGATTGGCCTGCAGATTGGGGCGCTTAATAAACCCGTGCAGCACGTATTAATTGCGTTGGATGTAACGGAAGAAGTGGTAGAGGAAGCAATTCAATTAGGAGCGAATGTCATTATTGCACATCACCCTTTAATTTTTAATCCGTTAAAAGCGATTCATACAGGCAAGGCGTATGGAAAAATTATTGAAAAGTGTATTAAAAATGATATTGCAATCTATGCAGCGCATACAAATGTGGATGTTGCTAAGGGCGGGGTAAATGATTTACTTGCTGAGGCGCTAGGATTGCAAAATACAGAAGTTTTGGCACCAACATATGCAGAAGAAATGAAAAAGGTTGTTGTGTTTGTGCCAAAAACGCATGCAGAAGAAGTACGAAAAGCATTAGGAGACGCAGGTGCTGGTCATATAGGCAATTATAGCCACTGTACGTTTAGTAGCGAGGGTACAGGTACGTTTGTACCTCAAGAGGGGACAAATCCTTATATCGGGGAAACTGGACAGTTAGAGCGCGTAGAAGAAGTGCGAATCGAAACGATTATTCCAGCTTCACTACAACGAAAAGTGATTAAAGCAATGGTAACAGCACATCCATATGAAGAAGTAGCCTATGATGTGTATCCACTTGATAACAAAGGTGAAACGTTAGGGCTTGGAAAAATAGGGTATTTACAAGAAGAAATGACACTTGGACAGTTTGCGGAACATGTAAAGCAATCATTAGATGTAAAGGGTGCGCGAGTTGTTGGGAAATTAGATGATAAAGTGCGCAAAGTAGCTGTACTTGGTGGCGATGGTAACAAATACATCAATCAAGCTAAATTTAAAGGTGCGGATGTATATGTAACAGGTGACATGTATTATCATGTTGCCCATGATGCGATGATGCTCGGTTTAAATATAGTTGACCCAGGACATAACGTTGAAAAGGTAATGAAGCAAGGTGTACAAAAGCAATTACAAGAAAAAGCAGATGCAAAGAAACTGAATGTACATATTCATGCTTCGCAATTACATACAGATCCATTTACATTTGTATAA
- a CDS encoding tRNA (adenine(22)-N(1))-methyltransferase — translation MNEVKLSKRLEEVVREIPVGSTVADIGSDHAYLPCYTIINNIATKAVAGEVVEGPFRSAQATVAESGLQDKVDVRKGNGLAVITPGEVDVITVAGMGGALIRDILESGKEKLEGVTRLILQPNIAAHHIREWFIENGWELIHEKIVKEDGKIYEILVGERGNIASPYSENKQAELFMGPFLIKEKSEAFVEKWEGELKNFQNILKQLERATDSEETKAKRAEVEAKMKMIGEVLS, via the coding sequence ATGAATGAAGTAAAGCTTTCAAAACGATTAGAAGAAGTTGTGCGTGAAATACCGGTAGGATCTACAGTTGCTGATATTGGATCAGATCATGCGTATTTACCGTGTTATACAATTATAAATAATATTGCTACAAAAGCAGTTGCAGGAGAGGTTGTAGAGGGGCCATTTCGCTCTGCACAAGCAACTGTAGCTGAAAGTGGCTTACAAGATAAAGTAGATGTGCGTAAAGGGAATGGATTAGCTGTTATCACGCCAGGAGAAGTAGATGTAATTACCGTTGCCGGAATGGGCGGAGCATTAATCCGTGACATTTTAGAAAGTGGTAAAGAAAAATTAGAAGGTGTAACGCGTTTAATTTTACAGCCGAATATTGCAGCGCATCACATTCGTGAATGGTTTATTGAGAATGGATGGGAGCTTATCCATGAAAAAATCGTAAAAGAAGATGGAAAAATTTACGAGATTTTAGTAGGAGAGCGAGGAAACATCGCGTCGCCTTATTCTGAAAATAAACAAGCTGAATTGTTTATGGGACCATTTTTAATAAAAGAAAAAAGTGAAGCTTTCGTTGAAAAATGGGAAGGAGAATTGAAAAACTTCCAAAATATTTTAAAGCAGTTAGAACGTGCGACTGATTCTGAAGAAACAAAAGCGAAGCGTGCGGAAGTAGAAGCGAAAATGAAAATGATAGGGGAGGTTTTATCATGA
- the cccA gene encoding cytochrome c550 translates to MKRNPLIPFALIAALGIIVMFVFSFQGLNKSKELADAKNGGKPAQTASKPEDIVKQSCTSCHGDQLQGAVGPNLQKIGGKLSKEEIQEVISKGKGNMPPNIVPADQAAKVADWLSKKK, encoded by the coding sequence ATGAAACGTAATCCGCTGATTCCGTTCGCTCTTATTGCAGCATTAGGTATTATCGTTATGTTTGTATTTTCATTTCAGGGGCTAAATAAATCTAAAGAGTTAGCTGATGCAAAAAATGGCGGGAAGCCAGCACAAACAGCATCAAAGCCAGAGGATATTGTGAAGCAAAGCTGTACGAGCTGCCACGGTGATCAATTACAAGGGGCAGTAGGACCTAATTTACAAAAAATTGGTGGGAAACTTTCGAAAGAAGAAATTCAAGAAGTTATTTCGAAAGGAAAAGGAAATATGCCACCAAATATAGTTCCAGCTGATCAAGCCGCTAAAGTAGCTGATTGGTTATCGAAGAAAAAATAA
- the rpoD gene encoding RNA polymerase sigma factor RpoD produces the protein MADKPARSKQIETEMTLEQVKEQLTELGKKRGVLTYEEIAERMNGFEIESDQMDEYYEYLGEQGIDLVGDNDNDEGPNNRQIAKSEEEFDLNDLSVPPGVKINDPVRMYLKEIGRVDLLSAEEEIRLATRIEEGDEEAKRRLAEANLRLVVSIAKRYVGRGMLFLDLIQEGNMGLIKAVEKFDYRKGFKFSTYATWWIRQAITRAIADQARTIRIPVHMVETINKLIRVQRQLLQDLGREPSPEEIGEEMDLAPEKVREILKIAQEPVSLETPIGEEDDSHLGDFIEDQEATSPADHAAYELLKEQLEDVLDTLTDREENVLRLRFGLDDGRTRTLEEVGKVFGVTRERIRQIEAKALRKLRHPSRSKRLKDFLE, from the coding sequence ATGGCTGACAAACCAGCTCGTTCTAAACAAATTGAAACTGAAATGACCCTTGAGCAAGTGAAAGAACAACTCACTGAGCTCGGAAAAAAACGTGGCGTTCTTACATATGAAGAGATTGCAGAACGCATGAATGGATTTGAAATTGAATCCGATCAAATGGATGAATACTATGAATATTTAGGTGAACAAGGGATTGACTTAGTTGGCGACAATGACAACGATGAAGGCCCTAATAATCGCCAAATAGCAAAATCGGAAGAAGAATTCGACCTCAATGATTTAAGTGTACCACCAGGGGTTAAAATCAACGATCCTGTTCGTATGTATTTAAAAGAAATTGGTCGTGTAGATTTACTATCTGCAGAAGAAGAAATTCGACTTGCAACGCGTATTGAAGAAGGCGATGAAGAAGCGAAACGTCGTCTTGCAGAAGCAAACTTACGTCTTGTAGTAAGTATTGCAAAGCGCTACGTGGGCCGTGGTATGCTTTTCTTAGACTTAATCCAAGAAGGGAATATGGGTCTAATTAAAGCGGTTGAAAAGTTCGACTATCGTAAAGGTTTCAAATTTAGTACGTATGCAACTTGGTGGATTCGCCAAGCAATTACACGTGCGATTGCAGACCAAGCAAGAACAATTCGTATCCCAGTTCATATGGTTGAAACGATTAATAAGTTAATTCGTGTACAACGTCAATTATTACAAGATTTAGGACGCGAACCATCTCCTGAAGAGATTGGTGAAGAAATGGATCTTGCTCCAGAAAAAGTACGCGAAATTTTAAAAATTGCACAGGAGCCAGTTTCTCTTGAAACACCAATTGGTGAAGAAGATGACTCCCATTTAGGTGATTTCATTGAAGACCAAGAAGCAACATCGCCTGCGGACCATGCAGCGTATGAATTGCTAAAAGAACAGTTAGAAGATGTGTTAGATACACTAACAGATCGTGAAGAAAATGTTCTACGTCTTCGTTTTGGTTTAGATGATGGACGAACTCGTACGCTTGAAGAGGTTGGAAAAGTATTCGGCGTAACGAGAGAACGTATCCGTCAAATTGAAGCAAAAGCACTTCGTAAATTAAGACATCCAAGCCGTAGTAAGCGTCTTAAGGATTTCTTAGAATAG
- the dnaG gene encoding DNA primase — translation MGNRIPEEVVEQIRTSSDIVEVIGEYVQLRKQGRNYFGLCPFHGENSPSFSVSSDKQIFHCFGCGEGGNVFSFLMKMEGLAFTEAVQKLGERNGIAVAEYTSGQGQQEDISDDTVIMQQAHELLKKYYHHLLVNTEEGNEALSYLLKRGITKEMIEKFEIGYASPAWDAATKILQKRGLSLSSMEQAGLLIRSEKDGSHYDRFRGRVMFPIYTLQGKVIAFSGRALGDDTPKYLNSPETPIFHKSKLLYNFHQARPFIRKRGQVVLFEGYADVLAAVKSGVEEAVATMGTALTEEQAKLLRRNVETVVLCYDGDKAGREATMKAGQLLLQVGCQVKVTSLPDKLDPDEYVQQYGTTAFENLVKSSISFVGFKINYLRLGKNLQDESGKEEYVKSVLKELSLLQDAMQAESYLKSLSQEFSYSMETLLNQLHQYRKEQKVQQKQVKQVSKPSQIVQTKPKLTGFERAEREIIYHMLQSPEVAVRMESHIEDFHTEEHKGILYELYAYYEKGNEPSVGTFLSWLSDEKLKNIITDISTDEFINPEYTEEVLQGHLETLRRHQEKLEKMEIIFKIKQMEKTDPVEAAKYYVAYLQNQKARK, via the coding sequence ATGGGGAACAGAATTCCCGAAGAAGTTGTTGAACAGATTCGGACGTCATCCGATATTGTCGAAGTGATTGGTGAATACGTTCAACTTAGAAAACAGGGGCGTAACTATTTCGGCCTTTGTCCGTTTCATGGTGAGAATTCTCCTTCATTTTCTGTTTCATCTGATAAGCAAATTTTTCATTGCTTCGGATGTGGAGAAGGTGGAAATGTATTTTCCTTTCTAATGAAAATGGAAGGACTGGCTTTTACCGAGGCTGTTCAAAAGCTAGGTGAAAGAAATGGAATTGCGGTTGCAGAGTATACATCAGGGCAAGGACAACAAGAAGACATATCTGATGACACTGTCATCATGCAACAGGCTCATGAACTTTTGAAAAAGTATTATCACCATTTATTAGTAAATACAGAAGAAGGAAATGAAGCACTTTCGTATTTGTTAAAACGTGGTATTACAAAAGAGATGATTGAGAAGTTTGAAATTGGTTATGCATCACCTGCTTGGGATGCAGCGACGAAAATTTTACAAAAAAGAGGTTTATCGCTGTCTAGTATGGAACAAGCTGGTCTTCTCATAAGAAGCGAGAAAGATGGTAGTCATTATGATCGCTTCCGTGGAAGAGTTATGTTTCCGATCTATACGTTACAAGGTAAAGTGATAGCGTTTAGTGGAAGGGCATTAGGAGACGATACTCCGAAATATTTAAATAGCCCAGAAACACCGATTTTTCACAAAAGTAAATTGTTGTATAACTTCCACCAAGCAAGGCCGTTTATTAGAAAACGTGGACAAGTGGTTCTTTTTGAAGGATATGCTGACGTACTAGCTGCGGTGAAAAGTGGTGTGGAAGAAGCTGTTGCGACAATGGGGACAGCTTTAACTGAAGAACAAGCAAAACTTCTGCGACGTAACGTTGAAACTGTTGTTCTTTGCTATGATGGTGATAAAGCAGGGCGAGAAGCAACGATGAAAGCCGGGCAATTATTGTTGCAAGTTGGTTGCCAAGTGAAAGTTACATCCTTGCCAGATAAGCTTGATCCTGATGAATATGTGCAACAATATGGGACAACTGCTTTTGAAAATCTTGTGAAATCAAGTATAAGTTTTGTTGGTTTTAAAATAAATTATTTGCGTTTAGGGAAAAATTTGCAAGATGAGTCTGGCAAAGAAGAGTATGTGAAAAGTGTTTTAAAAGAGTTATCGTTGTTACAAGATGCGATGCAGGCAGAATCATATTTGAAGTCATTATCGCAAGAATTTTCGTATTCAATGGAAACACTTTTGAATCAATTGCACCAATATCGCAAAGAACAAAAGGTACAGCAAAAACAAGTAAAGCAGGTTTCTAAGCCGTCTCAAATTGTTCAAACAAAACCGAAGTTAACAGGTTTTGAAAGGGCAGAAAGAGAAATTATTTACCATATGTTGCAAAGTCCAGAAGTGGCCGTTCGTATGGAATCACACATAGAAGATTTTCATACAGAAGAACATAAAGGGATTTTATATGAACTATACGCATATTATGAAAAGGGAAATGAACCTTCAGTCGGAACATTTTTAAGTTGGCTCTCTGATGAAAAGTTGAAAAATATTATTACTGATATTTCGACGGATGAATTTATTAATCCAGAATACACAGAAGAAGTGTTACAAGGCCATTTGGAGACGCTTAGACGTCATCAAGAAAAACTTGAAAAGATGGAAATCATCTTCAAGATAAAACAAATGGAAAAAACAGATCCTGTAGAGGCTGCTAAATATTATGTAGCATATTTACAAAATCAAAAAGCGAGAAAATAG
- a CDS encoding pyruvate, water dikinase regulatory protein — translation MDNKIVYVVSDSVGETADLVVRAAMGQFPFAPDIRRVPYVEDTGTLKEVISIAKSNQALICFTLVKPDMRQYLVTEAAKEGVEAYDIIGPLIDQIEEITGQVPRYEPGVVRRLDEEYFKKIEAIEFAVKYDDGRDARGILKADIVLIGISRTSKTPLSQYLAHNKRLKVANVPLVPEVDPPEELYQVAKEKCFGLKITPEKLNHIRKERLKSLGLSDGATYANINRIKEEIDHFENVVSKINCQVIDVSNKAIEETANIIVNAVQNQKMF, via the coding sequence ATGGATAATAAAATCGTATATGTCGTATCTGACTCTGTAGGAGAAACGGCTGATTTGGTTGTTCGAGCAGCAATGGGTCAATTCCCATTTGCTCCTGATATTAGACGTGTACCATATGTAGAAGATACAGGGACGTTAAAAGAAGTGATTTCGATTGCTAAGAGCAATCAAGCGCTTATTTGTTTTACGTTAGTAAAACCTGACATGCGCCAGTATTTAGTGACAGAGGCTGCAAAAGAAGGTGTAGAGGCATATGATATTATCGGGCCTCTGATCGATCAAATTGAAGAAATTACAGGGCAAGTGCCGAGATATGAGCCAGGTGTTGTTCGTAGATTAGATGAAGAATACTTTAAAAAGATTGAAGCGATTGAGTTTGCGGTAAAATATGATGATGGTAGAGATGCACGTGGTATTTTGAAAGCAGATATCGTGCTGATTGGGATTTCGCGTACATCAAAAACGCCACTTTCTCAATATTTAGCTCATAACAAACGTTTGAAAGTTGCCAATGTACCACTCGTACCAGAAGTAGATCCGCCTGAAGAATTATATCAAGTGGCTAAAGAAAAATGCTTCGGTTTGAAAATTACACCAGAAAAGTTGAATCATATTCGAAAAGAGCGATTGAAATCACTTGGACTAAGTGACGGTGCAACATATGCCAATATTAATCGTATTAAAGAAGAAATTGATCACTTTGAGAATGTAGTTAGTAAAATAAATTGTCAAGTAATTGATGTATCGAACAAAGCGATTGAAGAAACAGCTAACATTATTGTGAATGCAGTGCAAAACCAAAAAATGTTTTAG
- a CDS encoding helix-turn-helix transcriptional regulator, which translates to MIIIELNKRQEHIIQIVKDHGPITGESIAAQLGLTRATLRPDLAILTMAGYLEARPRVGYFYTGKTGGQLLSEAVKKIKVQDYQSRPVVIDKNVSVYDAICTMFLEDVGTLFVVDQSTLLVGVVSRKDLLRASLGKQDLTSLPVNIIMTRMPNIAMCRREDSLYDIAMELIERQIDAMPVVKDTKQGLEVVGRITKTNITRAFVNLVNNE; encoded by the coding sequence GTGATTATCATAGAGCTGAATAAACGACAAGAACATATCATTCAGATTGTAAAAGATCACGGTCCTATTACAGGGGAGTCAATTGCTGCGCAATTGGGATTAACACGTGCCACGCTAAGACCAGACTTAGCAATTTTAACGATGGCTGGTTATTTAGAAGCACGTCCACGCGTAGGTTATTTTTATACGGGTAAAACTGGAGGACAGCTATTATCTGAAGCTGTTAAGAAAATTAAAGTACAAGATTATCAATCTAGACCAGTTGTAATTGATAAAAATGTATCAGTATACGATGCGATTTGTACTATGTTTTTAGAGGATGTAGGTACATTATTCGTTGTAGATCAATCGACTCTATTAGTTGGCGTTGTATCTCGTAAAGATTTATTACGAGCTAGCTTAGGAAAGCAGGATTTAACCTCTCTTCCGGTTAATATTATCATGACAAGGATGCCAAACATTGCAATGTGTCGTAGAGAAGATTCTTTATATGATATTGCGATGGAATTAATAGAAAGACAGATTGATGCGATGCCAGTTGTAAAAGATACGAAACAAGGTTTAGAAGTGGTTGGGCGAATTACAAAAACAAATATTACACGTGCGTTTGTAAACTTAGTAAATAACGAATAA